From the Devosia sp. FJ2-5-3 genome, the window CCAGCATGGTGCCCACGATCAAGGGGGCGAGTGTCCGGAAGATCAGCGTGTTCATGGCCGCACCCCCTTCCGACGCCGCAGCAGCGCAAGGATGGCGATCCCCGCCCCCATCACCACCGAGATCTCGCCCAACGTATCGAAGCCGCGATAATCGACGAGGATGACGTTGACGATATTGGCACCATGCGCGATCGGCACGCTGGTGGCGGTAAACAGATCCGAAAGGCGCGTATCGAGCGTGCCTTTGAGCACCAGCATCAACATCAGGCTCACCCCGGCGCCGCAGAGGATCGCGATCAGCCCGTCACGACCCCAGTCCTCGAACGGTCGGTGATCGCGGATATCGAGCCGCAGCTTGGTCATCACCAGGGTCAGCACCGCCACGGACAGCACTTCCACCATCAATTGGGTAAAGGCGAGATCCGGCGCGCCGAACAAGAGGAAAATCAGCGCCACCGCGGCGCCCTGCACGCCCAGCGCCAGGATTGCCCCCAGCCGGCTGGGGGCAACAAGCACCGCCACAAGGCCGATCACCGCCAGAACCACGATGCCCCAATCGTAAAGACGCAGATCGGGCATGGAAATGAGCGTCGTCCAATCGCCCAGTTCGGCCTTGGGCTGCAGCCAGTCGAAACCGCCCAGGACGAGCATGGGGCCGAACAGGGCCAGTGCAAATGCGCTGAACACAAGGATGAGATAAAATTCGAGCTGGCCGTGATGCAGCGCCCGTGTCACCGCGCCGGAAAAGCGGATTAGCCCGAACATGACGGCGTCAAAGACGCTGTCCGCCGTCCAGCCAATGGCGTGTTCGGCGCGCCGAAGGACCGTCCGCATCGGCACGGCAAGGCGGAAAACCAGAATGGACAACACCCAGGTCAGCGCCGAAAGCCACAGCAGCGGGCTTGCGAGATTGATGGCGAGGCTGAGATGGGGCACCACGGCGTCGCCAAGAATGGCTGTCGCGCCGGGCGCCAGAATATCGTGGCCCAGCCAGTCAGGCAGGAGCCCGGCGACAATTCCGGCCGCGCCGAGCAGCAGCGGCCCGGCCAGCATGGCGATCGGTGCTTCGTGCGCAGTCTTGGGGGTCGGCACTGTTTCCCCCAGGAAGGGCTTGATCATCACCAGTAGCCCGATGCCGCCAAGCATTGCATTGCCCGCCACAAGCACGACCAGCGTCGAAACGCTCACCCAGTCCCCCGACATGAGCCCGAGATACATCTCTTCCTTGGCGAAAAAGCCTACAGTCAGCGGCAGGCCGAGCATGGAAAGTACCGCCAGCGCCGCGGCGATGAACGTCACCGGCATCTTGTCGGCCAGCCCGCCAAGCGCTGTGATTTCGCGCGTGCCCGCCTCGTGATCGACGGCACCGACAGCCATGAACAGCGCCGCCTTGTAGAGTGCGTGCGCCACGAAATAGACCATGACAGCCGTGATCGCGACAGGACTGCCCAGCCCGATCAGCAGCACCAGAAGACCCAGCGAGGCCAGGGTCGTCTGCGCCAGCATCTGCTTGAGATCGGTCTGTCGCAGCGCACCGATCGATCCCCAGATCAGCGTGAAGCCGCCAAAACTCACCAGCAATGCCATCCACACCGGCGTATCGCCGAGGATCGGCGTCATCCGCGCGAGGAGATAGACACCCGCCTGCACCATGGTTGCGGAATGGAGGAATGCCGAGACCGGGGTCGGCGCTTCCATGGCATTGGGTAGCCAGAAATGCAGCGGAAACTGCGCCGATTTGGTGAAGGCAGCGAGGACAAAGAGCGCGAGGATGAGGCCATAGAGACCATGCTCCTGCAGGCCGCCTCCGGCGCGGAGCACGCTGAGCTCCCAGCTGCCACCGGCCTGCTGGAGCACGATGGCGCCGACCAGCAGCGCCATGCCGCCAATATTGGTGATCACCAGAGCCTGGGTCGCCGCCCGCCGCGCCGCCATGCGCTGGTGGTCGAAGCCGATCAGGAGGAAGGAGGTGATCGAGGTCAGCTCCCAGAAGGTGAACAGCGCGACCATATTGTCGGCCAGGACGAGGCCCAGCATTGCGCCCATGAAGGCGAGGATGAAGCCGAAGAAGCGCCCCAGATGCGGATGGCCAGCCAGATAGGCGCCGGAATAGAGCACGATCATCGCGCCGATACCGGAAATGGTCAGCGCAAACACAAGGCTCAGCCCGTCGACGAAGAAGCTCAGCTCAAGCCCATAGGCCGGCACCCAGCCAATGGCGAGGCGCAAGGTCTCGCCGGCGGCAATCCGGGGCAACAATGAGAGGAGAAAAGCAAAAATAGCGGCCGGGACCAGCGCCAGTATCCAGCCCGACAAAGGACCAGTCAGCCGATGCAACAGCGGCGCGAGAGCAGCAGCGAGAAATGGAAAGAGAGCCACGAGGGCAATGCTTGCATCCAGAGATGGTAGCGCCAAGCTTGCCTCTCCCCTCGGTGATAAGCGATTCCAATCAATGACTTCGGGTTGCGACCTTACAATTTGAGACCCATGGTACAAGCGTAATCGACCAAGCATGCCCCACTACCCACGAGAATCGGTCAACACAGGCTGGCATTCGCTTCCCAGGGGTCCTATCTGCTTGTGACGACACCTTTTGGCTGGGCCCAGCGCCGGCCCGCCCTCCACCGTCCCGCCTCGCGCGGCAAATCAATGCGGATGACCAGATGAGCCAATCGACCCCGCCCCGCGCCAAGCGCGTTCCGCACAGCCACACCCATCACGGCATCACCCGCGAGGATGACTTTGCGTGGCTGCGCGCCGACAATTGGCAGGAGGTGATGCAGAAGCCCGAGACGCTGGATGCCGAAATCCGCGCCTATCTCGAGGCCGAGAACGGCTATTACGAGGCCGAGTTCGGCCAGCCGACCGCCGCGCTGCAGGACAAAATCTACAAGGAAATCCGCGGCCGCATCAAGGAAGACGATAGCGGCGTCCCCTCCCCCGACGGCCCCTGGGCCTATAATTCGCGCATGCTCGAGGGCAAGCAATATCCGCTGGTGGTGCGCACGCCCCGGAACGGCGGCGAGGAGACTATCCTCCTCGACTGCAATATCGAGGCCGGAGAAGGCTATTTCGGTTTTGCCGGCGCCGACCACGATCCAAGCCACCGCTTCCTCGCCTGGGCCGCCGACCGCGCCGGTTCGGAATATTATGACATCGTCATTCGCGACCTCGAAACCGGCGTGGACAGCCCCGAGATCATCGCCGAGACGGCCGGCTCTTATGTCTGGTCCAATGATTCCCGCGCCATTTACTACACCGAATATGACGACAACCACCGGCCCTACCGTATCCGCCGCCACGATATCGGCACCGCCCAGGATGCCGACCCGATCATCTTCGAGGAAAAAGATCCGGGCTTTTTCGTCGGCGTCGGCAAGACGCAGAACGATGAGTTCATCGTCATCGACGCGCACGACCATCAGACCAGCGAAGTCTGGCTGATCGACGCCAAAACCGGTGGCGAACCGCGCCTCGTCGCGCCCCGGCTCACCGACCGGGAATATGACGTCGAGGCCCGCGAAAACCTTCTTTATATCCGCACCAATGCCGATGGCGCCGAAGACTACAAGATCGTCACCGCGCCGATCGATGCGCCCGACGCATCCAACTGGACCGATCTCATCCCCCACCGTCCCGGCGTTCTCGTCCTCGACATGATCGTGCTCAAGAACCATCTCCTCCGCCTCGAGCGCGAGGATGGGCTGCCGCGCATCGTCGTGCGCGATCTGCAGACCGAAAAGGAAGATGTCGTCGGCTTTGACGAGGAAGCCTATGCGCTCGGCATGTCGGTCGGCTACGAGTTCGACACCACCGTCTTCCGCCTCTCCTATTCCTCGCCGACCACGCCCAACCAGGTCTATGACGTCGATCTGGCTACCGGCGAACGCACCCTGCTCAAGACCCAGGAAGTGCCCTCCGGCCACGATCCCGCGCAATATGAAACGCGCCGCATCTTCGCCAAGGCAGCGGACGG encodes:
- the mbhE gene encoding hydrogen gas-evolving membrane-bound hydrogenase subunit E, with amino-acid sequence MALPSLDASIALVALFPFLAAALAPLLHRLTGPLSGWILALVPAAIFAFLLSLLPRIAAGETLRLAIGWVPAYGLELSFFVDGLSLVFALTISGIGAMIVLYSGAYLAGHPHLGRFFGFILAFMGAMLGLVLADNMVALFTFWELTSITSFLLIGFDHQRMAARRAATQALVITNIGGMALLVGAIVLQQAGGSWELSVLRAGGGLQEHGLYGLILALFVLAAFTKSAQFPLHFWLPNAMEAPTPVSAFLHSATMVQAGVYLLARMTPILGDTPVWMALLVSFGGFTLIWGSIGALRQTDLKQMLAQTTLASLGLLVLLIGLGSPVAITAVMVYFVAHALYKAALFMAVGAVDHEAGTREITALGGLADKMPVTFIAAALAVLSMLGLPLTVGFFAKEEMYLGLMSGDWVSVSTLVVLVAGNAMLGGIGLLVMIKPFLGETVPTPKTAHEAPIAMLAGPLLLGAAGIVAGLLPDWLGHDILAPGATAILGDAVVPHLSLAINLASPLLWLSALTWVLSILVFRLAVPMRTVLRRAEHAIGWTADSVFDAVMFGLIRFSGAVTRALHHGQLEFYLILVFSAFALALFGPMLVLGGFDWLQPKAELGDWTTLISMPDLRLYDWGIVVLAVIGLVAVLVAPSRLGAILALGVQGAAVALIFLLFGAPDLAFTQLMVEVLSVAVLTLVMTKLRLDIRDHRPFEDWGRDGLIAILCGAGVSLMLMLVLKGTLDTRLSDLFTATSVPIAHGANIVNVILVDYRGFDTLGEISVVMGAGIAILALLRRRKGVRP
- a CDS encoding S9 family peptidase yields the protein MSQSTPPRAKRVPHSHTHHGITREDDFAWLRADNWQEVMQKPETLDAEIRAYLEAENGYYEAEFGQPTAALQDKIYKEIRGRIKEDDSGVPSPDGPWAYNSRMLEGKQYPLVVRTPRNGGEETILLDCNIEAGEGYFGFAGADHDPSHRFLAWAADRAGSEYYDIVIRDLETGVDSPEIIAETAGSYVWSNDSRAIYYTEYDDNHRPYRIRRHDIGTAQDADPIIFEEKDPGFFVGVGKTQNDEFIVIDAHDHQTSEVWLIDAKTGGEPRLVAPRLTDREYDVEARENLLYIRTNADGAEDYKIVTAPIDAPDASNWTDLIPHRPGVLVLDMIVLKNHLLRLEREDGLPRIVVRDLQTEKEDVVGFDEEAYALGMSVGYEFDTTVFRLSYSSPTTPNQVYDVDLATGERTLLKTQEVPSGHDPAQYETRRIFAKAADGADVPVTLLYKKGIALDGTRPALLYGYGAYGMSMPASFSVSVLSLVDRGFVYAIAHIRGGMEKGYAWYKNGRREHKPNTFGDFIAAAEALISAGYTQKGRIVAQGGSAGGMLMGAIANLRPDLWAGIIAQVPFVDVLNTMLDDTLPLTPPEWPEWGNPITSAEDYSRIAEYAPYEAVSAQAYPPIFALAGLTDPRVTYWEPAKWVARLRATGTGTAPLYLKTNMGAGHAGASGRFDRLKETAQCYAFAIKCVGLDS